The Arachis hypogaea cultivar Tifrunner chromosome 16, arahy.Tifrunner.gnm2.J5K5, whole genome shotgun sequence genome contains a region encoding:
- the LOC112755167 gene encoding vacuolar-processing enzyme: MNHKTTCWVALILSMWLSSTITTLEGVRPMRNIQQQKGANGNRWGVLVAGSNGYENYRHQADVCHAYQVLKKGGLKDENIIVFMYDDIANNTQNPKPGTIINKPNGPDVYKGVPKDYSGEHTNAKNFYAVLSGNRSAITGGSGKVVDSGPNDTIFIYYADHGAPGFVTMPVGEDVFANDFIDVLKKKHAAKGYKKIVIYLEACESGSMFEGILTNNLNIYATTASNSTDPSFAAYCDNEYDTCLGDVYSVSWLEDSDKTDRRKETLKRQYESVRERTLHWDDGSSSEVMQYGDKMISNDFLDNYIGANPATNKNSKTNNAYFFDAPTIFVSQRDATILHLRHKLSIAPEGSSEKSEAEKRLLLEIAEREQVDNNIKRIVNILFGEKSGSEEVITNVRSAGQPLVDDWDCFKNYMKIYENHCGTLSTYGKKYSRTFANICNAGISEEQMIVASAKAC; the protein is encoded by the exons atgaatcataaaaccACTTGTTGGGTTGCATTGATACTCTCAATGTGGCTAAGTTCGACAATAACAACGTTGGAGGGTGTTCGTCCAATGCGTAATATTCAACAACAAAAGGGTGCAAATGGAAATAGATGGGGTGTCCTTGTTGCTGGTTCTAATGGGTATGAAAACTATAGGCACCAAGCTGATGTATGCCATGCCTATCAAGTGCTAAAGAAAGGTGGTCTTAAAGATGAAAACATCATTGTTTTCATGTATGATGACATCGCCAATAACACACAAAACCCAAAACCTGGTACTATAATCAATAAACCCAACGGTCCAGATGTTTATAAAGGTGTTCCCAAG GATTACAGTGGAGAGCATACAAATGCCAAAAATTTTTATGCTGTGCTTAGTGGTAACCGAAGTGCTATTACTGGAGGTAGTGGTAAAGTGGTGGACAGTGGCCCTAATGACACCATTTTTATTTACTATGCTGATCATGGTGCCCCCGGCTTCGTTA CTATGCCAGTTGGTGAGGATGTATTTGCCAACGATTTTATAGATGTGTTGAAAAAGAAACACGCCGCTAAGGGCTATAAAAAGATT GTGATATACTTGGAAGCATGTGAATCTGGGAGCATGTTCGAAGGGATTCTAACGAATAATTTAAACATATACGCAACCACTGCTTCCAATTCAACTGATCCGAGTTTTGCTGCTTATTGTGATAATGAATATGACACTTGCTTGGGCGACGTCTATAGTGTTTCATGGTTAGAAGACAG TGACAAAACTGATAGGAGGAAAGAAACTCTGAAACGGCAATATGAAAGT GTTAGAGAGAGAACATTACATTGGGACGATGGCTCCAGTTCTGAGGTCATGCAATATGGAGATAAAATGATCAGCAATGATTTTCTGGATAACTACATTGGTGCAAACCCTGCCACCAACAAGAATAGTAAAACGAATAATGCATATTTTTTTGATGCTCCAACAATATTTGTCAGTCAAAGAGATGCTACTATTCTCCATCTAAGGCACAAG TTGAGCATTGCTCCAGAAGGTTCGAGTGAAAAATCAGAAGCTGAAAAGAGATTATTACTTGAAATAGCTGAGAGGGAGCAAGTAGACAATAACATAAAACGTATTGTAAATATCTTATTTGGAGAAAAGAGTGGCTCTGAGGAGGTGATCACTAATGTTCGTTCAGCAGGACAACCTCTTGTGGATGATTGGGATTGCTTCAAGAATTAT ATGAAAATTTATGAGAACCATTGTGGCACTTTATCAACTTACGGGAAAAAATACTCGAGGACTTTTGCTAACATATGCAATGCTGGCATTTCTGAAGAGCAAATGATTGTAGCATCAGCGAAAGCTTGTTAG